The Equus przewalskii isolate Varuska chromosome 5, EquPr2, whole genome shotgun sequence genome window below encodes:
- the CDCA3 gene encoding cell division cycle-associated protein 3 gives MGSAKSVPVTPARPPLHNKHLARVADPRSPTAGILRTPIQVESSPQPNLPAGEQLEGPNEAQDSDPRSPTLGIARTPMKTSSGEPPSPLVKQLSEVFETEAPRLNLLPDPGLPPEAPSSSELDLPLGTQFSLEDQMPPWSQTELPSKQAFSKEETGQPSETSVASQGSDKPLRDPETPRSSGSKCNRQKPKGKVLGRSPLTILQDDNSPGTLTPRQGKWPSLSENVRELKEGAILGTGRLLKTGGRAWEQGQDHDKENQHFPLVEN, from the exons ATGGGCTCAGCCAAGAGCGTCCCAGTTACTCCAGCGCGGCCTCCACTGCACAACAAGCATCTGGCCCGAGTGGCGGACCCCCGTTCACCTACTGCCGGCATCCTTCGCACTCCCATCCAG GTGGAGAGCTCTCCACAGCCAAACCTACCAGCAGGGGAGCAGCTGGAGGGTCCTAATGAGGCCCAGGACTCAGATCCCCGTTCTCCTACCCTTGGTATTGCACGGACACCTATGAAGACCAGCAGCGGAG AGCCCCCAAGCCCACTGGTGAAACAGCTGAGTGAAGTATTTGAGACCGAAGCCCCCAGATTGAATCTTCTCCCAGATCCTGGTCTGCCTCCAGAGGCACCTTCATCTTCTGAATTAGACTTGCCTCTGGGCACCCAGTTTTCCCTTGAGGACCAGATGCCACCTTGGAGCCAAACTGAGCTCCCCTCCAAGCAGGCATTTTCCAAGGAGGAAACAGGACAGCCCTCAGAAACCTCTGTGGCCAGCCAGGGCTCAGACAAGCCCTTGAGAGACCCTGAGACTCCCCGATCTTCAG GTTCCAAGTGCAACAGACAGAAACCAAAGGGGAAAGTACTAGGAAGATCTCCCCTCACCATCCTGCAGGATGACAACTCCCCTGGGACTCTGACACCACGACAG GGTAAGTGGCCTTCTCTGAGTGAAAATGTTAGGGAACTAAAGGAAGGGGCCATTCTGGGAACTGGACGACTTCTGAAAACTGGAGGACGAGCATGGGAGCAAGGCCAGGACCACGACAAGGAAAATCAGCACTTTCCCTTGGTAGAGAACTAG
- the P3H3 gene encoding prolyl 3-hydroxylase 3, translating to MLRLLRLLLLLLLLPPPGSPEPPGLTSLSPGAPPQAPDLLYADGLRAYAAGAWAPAVALLREALRSQAALGRARRDCGARCAAEPGAALPVVLLDAPGPDSGPGPAQGAWERLLLRAALRRAECLTQCGAQRLGPGGAARLRVGSAIRDAFRRREPYNYLQRAYYQLKKLDLAAAAAHTFFVANPTHLQMREDMAKYRRMSGVRPQSFRDLETPPHWAAYDTGLELLGRQEAGLALPKLEEALQESLAQMESCRAGCEGPEEQQRQEEEEEGAGSQGGLYEAIAGHWIQVLQCRQRCVGDTATRPGRSFPVPDFLPSQLRRLHEAYAQVGNLSQAVENVLSVLLFYPEDEAAKKALNQYQAQLGEPRPGLRPRENIQRFILRSLGEKKQLYYAMEHLGASFEDPDPWTPAAFIPEALREKLREDQEKRPWDQEPPQQKPLTHWKDVLLLEGVTLTQDARQLNGSDRAVLDGLLTPAECGLLLQLAKDAAEAGARSGYRGRRSPHTPHERFEGLTVLKAAQLARAGAVGRQGAKLLLEVSERVRTLTQAYFSPDRPLHLSFTHLVCRSAIEGEQAQRMDLSHPVHADNCVLDPDTGECWREPPAYTYRDFSGLLYLNDDFQGGDLFFTEPNALTVKAQVRPRCGRLVAFSSGGENPHGVWAVTRGRRCALALWHTWAPEHREQEWTEAKELLQEPEEEEEMPSRDPAPEPPSRRLQRIQDKAGKPPRVREEL from the exons ATGCTCCGGCTCCTCCggttgctgctgctactgctgctgctgccacccccTGGATCCCCCGAGCCCCCCGGCCTGACCTCGCTGTCCCCGGGGGCGCCCCCCCAGGCCCCGGACTTGCTCTACGCCGACGGGCTGCGCGCCTACGCGGCCGGGGCTTGGGCGCCGGCCGTGGCTCTGCTGCGGGAGGCACTGCGGAGCCAGGCGGCGCTGGGCCGCGCGCGCCGGGACTGCGGGGCGCGCTGTGCTGCCGAGCCGGGGGCCGCGCTCCCCGTCGTGCTCCTTGACGCCCCGGGGCCAGACTCTGGGCCCGGACCGGCGCAGGGGGCCTGGGAGCGGCTGCTCCTCCGGGCCGCGCTCCGCCGCGCCGAGTGCCTGACCCAGTGCGGGGCGCAGAGGTTGGGCCCCGGGGGCGCGGCGCGGCTCCGCGTGGGCAGCGCCATCCGGGACGCCTTCCGCCGCCGCGAGCCCTACAACTACCTGCAGAGGGCCTACTACCAG CTGAAGAAGTTGGACCTGGCAGCGGCCGCAGCACATACCTTCTTTGTAGCAAACCCCACACACCTGCAGATGCGGGAGGACATGGCTAAGTACAGACGCATGTCCGGGGTTCGGCCCCAGAGCTTCCGGGACCTGGAGACGCCCCCGCACTGG GCAGCCTATGACACTGGCCTGGAGCTTCTGGGGCGCCAGGAGGCAGGACTGGCACTGCCCAAGCTCGAGGAGGCCCTGCAGGAGAGCCTGGCCCAGATGGAGAGCTGCCGGGCTGGCTGTGAGGGGCCTgaggagcagcagaggcaggaagaggaggaagaaggggctgggagccagggggGCCTCTATGAGGCCATTGCAG GGCACTGGATTCAGGTCCTGCAGTGCCGGCAGCGCTGTGTGGGGGACACAGCCACACGTCCTGGTCGCAGCTTCCCTGTGCCCGACTTCCTTCCCAGCCAGCTGAGGCGGCTGCACGAGGCATATGCTCAAG TGGGGAATCTGTCCCAGGCTGTGGAAAATGTCCTGAGTGTCCTGCTCTTCTACCCGGAGGATGAGGCTGCCAAGAAGGCTCTGAACCAGTACCAGGCCCAGCTGGGAGAGCCGAGACCAGGCCTTCGGCCAAGAGAG AACATCCAGCGCTTCATCCTTCGATCCCTGGGGGAGAAGAAACAGCTCTACTATGCCATGGAGCACCTGGGCGCCAGCTTCGAGGACCCT GACCCCTGGACCCCGGCAGCTTTCATCCCTGAGGCTCTCAGAGAAAAGCTCAG AGAGGATCAAGAGAAGAGGCCTTGGGACCAGGAGCCTCCACAGCAGAAGCCCTTGACTCACTGGAAGG ATGTCCTCCTCCTGGAGGGAGTAACCCTGACCCAGGATGCCAGACAGCTGAACGGGTCGGATCGAGCGGTGTTGGACGGGCTGCTCACCCCGGCTGAGTGCgggctgctgctgcagctggcCAAG GATGCAGCTGAGGCTGGAGCCAGGTCTGGCTATCGAGGCCGCCGTTCCCCTCATACCCCCCATGAACGCTTCGAGGGGCTCACGGTGCTCAAGGCTGCGCAG CTGGCCCGGGCTGGAGCTGTGGGCAGGCAGGGTGCTAAGCTGCTTCTGGAAGTGAGTGAGCGTGTGCGGACCCTGACGCAGGCCTACTTCTCTCCGGATCGGCCCCTGCATCTTTCCTTCACCCACCTGGTGTGCCGGAGTGCCATAGAAG GAGAGCAAGCGCAGCGCATGGACCTGAGTCACCCGGTGCATGCCGACAACTGCGTCCTGGACCCGGACACCGGAGAGTGCTGGCGGGAGCCCCCAGCCTACACCTATCGAGACTTCAG tggACTCCTCTACCTCAACGATGACTTCCAGGGTGGGGACCTGTTCTTCACAGAGCCCAACGCCCTCACCGTCAAG GCTCAGGTGCGTCCTCGCTGCGGACGCCTCGTGGCCTTCAGTTCCGGTGGGGAGAATCCCCATGGTGTATGGGCCGTGACTCGGGGACGGCGCTGTGCCCTAGCACTGTGGCACACGTGGGCGCCTGAGCACAGGGAGCAG GAGTGGACAGAAGCCAAAGAGCTGCTgcaggagccagaggaggaggaagaaatgccCAGCAGAGACCCTGCCCCAGAACCCCCCAGCCGTAGGCTCCAGCGGATCCAGGACAAGGCTGGGAAGCCGCCTCGGGTCCGAGAGGAACTGTGA
- the GNB3 gene encoding guanine nucleotide-binding protein G(I)/G(S)/G(T) subunit beta-3 isoform X2, producing MGEMEQLRQEAEQLKKQIADARKACADITLAELVSGLEVVGRVQMRTRRTLRGHLAKIYAMHWATDSKLLVSASQDGKLIVWDTYTTNKVHAIPLRSSWVMTCAYAPSGNFVACGGLDNMCSIYSLKSREGNVKVSRELSAHTGYLSCCRFLDDNNIVTSSGDTTCALWDIETGQQKTVFVGHTGDCMSLAVSPDFKLFISGACDASAKLWDVREGTCRQTFTGHESDINAICFFPNGEAICTGSDDASCRLFDLRADQELTAYSHESIICGITSVAFSLSGRLLFAGYDDFNCNVWDSIKCERVGTLSGHDNRVSCLGVTADGMAVATGSWDSFLKIWN from the exons ATGGGGGAGATGGAGCAGCTGCGGCAGGAAGCGGAGCAGCTCAAGAAGCAGATTGCA GACGCCAGGAAAGCCTGTGCTGACATTACTCTGGCAGAG CTGGTGTCTGGCCTAGAGGTCGTGGGACGAGTCCAGATGCGGACACGGCGGACGTTACGAGGACACCTGGCCAAGATCTATGCCATGCACTGGGCCACTGACTCCAA GCTGCTGGTAAGTGCCTCGCAAGATGGGAAGCTGATCGTGTGGGACACCTATACCACCAATAAG GTTCATGCCATCCCGCTGCGCTCCTCCTGGGTCATGACCTGTGCCTATGCCCCGTCAGGGaattttgtggcatgtggggGGCTGGACAACATGTGCTCCATCTACAGCCTCAAATCCCGCGAGGGCAATGTCAAGGTCAGCCGGGAGCTCTCTGCTCACACAG GTTATCTCTCCTGCTGCCGCTTCCTGGACGACAACAACATTGTGACCAGCTCAGGGGACACCACGTG tGCTCTGTGGGACATTGAGACTGGGCAGCAGAAGACAGTGTTTGTGGGACACACGGGGGACTGCATGAGTCTCGCTGTATCTCCTGACTTCAAACTCTTCATTTCGGGGGCCTGTGACGCCAGCGCCAAGCTCTGGGATGTGCGGGAGGGGACCTGCCGGCAGACTTTCACTGGCCATGAATCGGACATCAATGCTATCTGC TTCTTCCCCAATGGAGAGGCCATCTGCACGGGCTCGGACGACGCCTCCTGCCGCCTGTTTGACCTGCGGGCCGACCAGGAGCTGACCGCATACTCCCATGAGAGCATCATCTGCGGCATCACGTCCGTGGCCTTCTCCCTCAGCGGCCGCCTGCTCTTTGCAGGCTATGATGACTTCAACTGCAATGTCTGGGACTCCATCAAGTGCGAGCGCGTGG gCACCCTCTCTGGCCACGACAACAGGGTCAGCTGCCTGGGGGTCACAGCTGATGGGATGGCTGTAGCCACTGGTTCCTGGGACAGCTTCCTCAAAATCTGGAACTGA
- the GPR162 gene encoding probable G-protein coupled receptor 162 isoform X1 encodes MARGGAGAEEASLRSNALSWLACGLLALLANAWIILSISAKQQKHKPLELLLCFLAGTHILMAAVPLTTFAVVQLRRQASSDYDWNESICKVFVSTYYTLALATCFTVASLSYHRMWMVRWPVNYRLSNAKKQALHAVMGIWMVSFILSTLPSIGWHNNGERYYARGCQFIVSKIGLGFGVCFSLLLLGGIVMGLVCVAITFYQTLWARPRRARQARRAGGVGGAKGGGPGGLGTRPAFEVPAIVVEDARGKRRSSLDGSESAKTSLQVTNLVSAIVFLYDSLTGVPILVVSFFSLKSDSAPPWMVLAVLWCSMAQTLLLPSFIWSCERYRADVRTVWEQCVAIMSEEDGDDDGGCDDYADGRVCKVRFDANGATGPGGRDPTQVKLLPGRHMLFPPLERVHYLQVPLSRRLSHDETNIFTTPRAPGSFLHKWSSSDDIRVLPAQSRALGGPPEYLGGRQRLEDEEDEEEAEGGGLASLRQFLEGGVLGSGGGPPRGPGFFREEITTFIDETPLPSPTASPGPSPRRLRPLGLSPRRLSLGSPDSRALGLPLGLSSGRRCSLTGGEGNARAWGGSWGPGNPIFPQLTL; translated from the exons ATGgctcggggcggggcgggggcagagGAGGCCTCCCTGCGCTCCAATGCGCTGTCCTGGCTGGCCTGTGGGCTCCTGGCACTGCTGGCCAATGCCTGGATCATCCTCAGCATCTCGGCCAAGCAGCAGAAGCACAAGCCGCTGGAGTTGCTGCTCTGCTTCCTGGCAGGCACACACATACTCATGGCGGCTGTGCCCCTCACCACCTTCGCTGTGGTGCAGCTGCGGCGCCAGGCTTCCTCCGACTATGACTGGAATGAAAGCATTTGCAAGGTCTTTGTGTCCACCTACTACACACTGGCCCTGGCCACCTGCTTCACAGTCGCCTCCCTCTCTTACCATCGCATGTGGATGGTGCGTTGGCCCGTCAACTACCGCCTCAGCAACGCCAAGAAGCAGGCGCTGCATGCTGTCATGGGCATCTGGATGGTCAGCTTCATCCTCTCCACACTGCCTTCCATTGGCTGGCACAACAATGGCGAGCGCTACTACGCCCGAGGCTGCCAGTTCATAGTCTCCAAGATTGGCCTCGGTTTTGGCGTCTGCTTCAGCCTCTTGCTACTTGGGGGCATCGTCATGGGGCTGGTCTGTGTGGCCATCACCTTCTACCAGACACTGTGGGCCCGGCCCCGGAGGGCTCGGCAGGCTCGGAGAGCGGGGGGTGTAGGCGGGGCCAAGGGTGGTGGGCCAGGGGGTTTGGGCACCCGGCCAGCCTTTGAGGTGCCAGCCATTGTGGTGGAGGATGCCCGAGGGAAGCGGCGGTCCTCGCTGGATGGCTCCGAGTCGGCCAAGACATCCCTGCAGGTCACCAACTTGGTCAGCGCCATCGTCTTTCTCTATGACTCACTCACGGGGGTGCCCATCTTG GTGGTGAGCTTCTTCTCCCTTAAGTCGGACTCGGCTCCCCCGTGGATGGtgctggctgtgctgtggtgCTCCATGGCACAGACGCTGCTGCTGCCCTCCTTCATCTGGTCCTGCGAGCGCTACCGCGCTGACGTGCGCACGGTGTGGGAGCAGTGCGTGGCTATCATGTCGGAGGAGGATGGCGACGACG ATGGGGGCTGTGATGACTATGCAGATGGCCGGGTGTGCAAAGTTCGCTTTGATGCTAATGGGGCCACAGGACCAGGGGGCAGGGACCCCACCCAGGTGAAGCTGCTGCCTGGAAGGCACATGCTCTTTCCCCCTCTGGAGAGGGTCCACTACTTACAG GTCCCTCTGTCCCGCCGCCTGTCCCACGATGAGACCAACATCTTCACTACTCCTCGGGCACCAGGCTCCTTCCTGCACAAGTGGTCGTCCTCTGATGACATCCGGGTCCTCCCAGCCCAGAGCCGGGCCCTGGGGGGCCCTCCTGAGTACCTGGGAGGAAGACAAAGGTTGGAGGATGAGGAGGACGAAGAGGAGGCTGAAGGTGGGGGGCTGGCAAGCCTTCGCCAATTCCTGGAGGGTGGGGTTCTGGGGTCAGGTGGGGGACCCCCACGGGGTCCTGGCTTCTTCCGGGAGGAGATCACCACCTTCATCGATGAGACACCTCTGCCTTCTCCAACTGCCTCGCCAGGGCCCTCTCCTCGCCGGCTCAGGCCACTGGGCCTCTCACCCCGCCGACTCTCCCTTGGATCCCCTGATAGCAGAGCCCTGGGACTTCCACTGGGGCTGAGTTCAGGGAGACGCTGCTCCCTGACAGGAGGTGAGGGTAATGCAAGAGCTTGGGGAGGGTCCTGGGGCCCAGGTAACCCTATCTTTCCCCAGCTGACCCTGTGA
- the GNB3 gene encoding guanine nucleotide-binding protein G(I)/G(S)/G(T) subunit beta-3 isoform X1 produces the protein MSPFLVVGSNPHEESGVGCEGQKRGQGAPPTPTPCSWQEPESPLNPSAMGEMEQLRQEAEQLKKQIADARKACADITLAELVSGLEVVGRVQMRTRRTLRGHLAKIYAMHWATDSKLLVSASQDGKLIVWDTYTTNKVHAIPLRSSWVMTCAYAPSGNFVACGGLDNMCSIYSLKSREGNVKVSRELSAHTGYLSCCRFLDDNNIVTSSGDTTCALWDIETGQQKTVFVGHTGDCMSLAVSPDFKLFISGACDASAKLWDVREGTCRQTFTGHESDINAICFFPNGEAICTGSDDASCRLFDLRADQELTAYSHESIICGITSVAFSLSGRLLFAGYDDFNCNVWDSIKCERVGTLSGHDNRVSCLGVTADGMAVATGSWDSFLKIWN, from the exons ATGTCCCCATTTCTTGTAGTGGGCTCCAACCCTCATGAGGAGTCTGGTGTGGGGTGTGAGGGACAGAAACGTGGCCAGGGGGCTCCCCCTACACCTACTCCATGTTCCTGGCAGGAGCCGGAGTCACCCCTCAACCCGTCAGCCATGGGGGAGATGGAGCAGCTGCGGCAGGAAGCGGAGCAGCTCAAGAAGCAGATTGCA GACGCCAGGAAAGCCTGTGCTGACATTACTCTGGCAGAG CTGGTGTCTGGCCTAGAGGTCGTGGGACGAGTCCAGATGCGGACACGGCGGACGTTACGAGGACACCTGGCCAAGATCTATGCCATGCACTGGGCCACTGACTCCAA GCTGCTGGTAAGTGCCTCGCAAGATGGGAAGCTGATCGTGTGGGACACCTATACCACCAATAAG GTTCATGCCATCCCGCTGCGCTCCTCCTGGGTCATGACCTGTGCCTATGCCCCGTCAGGGaattttgtggcatgtggggGGCTGGACAACATGTGCTCCATCTACAGCCTCAAATCCCGCGAGGGCAATGTCAAGGTCAGCCGGGAGCTCTCTGCTCACACAG GTTATCTCTCCTGCTGCCGCTTCCTGGACGACAACAACATTGTGACCAGCTCAGGGGACACCACGTG tGCTCTGTGGGACATTGAGACTGGGCAGCAGAAGACAGTGTTTGTGGGACACACGGGGGACTGCATGAGTCTCGCTGTATCTCCTGACTTCAAACTCTTCATTTCGGGGGCCTGTGACGCCAGCGCCAAGCTCTGGGATGTGCGGGAGGGGACCTGCCGGCAGACTTTCACTGGCCATGAATCGGACATCAATGCTATCTGC TTCTTCCCCAATGGAGAGGCCATCTGCACGGGCTCGGACGACGCCTCCTGCCGCCTGTTTGACCTGCGGGCCGACCAGGAGCTGACCGCATACTCCCATGAGAGCATCATCTGCGGCATCACGTCCGTGGCCTTCTCCCTCAGCGGCCGCCTGCTCTTTGCAGGCTATGATGACTTCAACTGCAATGTCTGGGACTCCATCAAGTGCGAGCGCGTGG gCACCCTCTCTGGCCACGACAACAGGGTCAGCTGCCTGGGGGTCACAGCTGATGGGATGGCTGTAGCCACTGGTTCCTGGGACAGCTTCCTCAAAATCTGGAACTGA
- the GPR162 gene encoding probable G-protein coupled receptor 162 isoform X2 produces MARGGAGAEEASLRSNALSWLACGLLALLANAWIILSISAKQQKHKPLELLLCFLAGTHILMAAVPLTTFAVVQLRRQASSDYDWNESICKVFVSTYYTLALATCFTVASLSYHRMWMVRWPVNYRLSNAKKQALHAVMGIWMVSFILSTLPSIGWHNNGERYYARGCQFIVSKIGLGFGVCFSLLLLGGIVMGLVCVAITFYQTLWARPRRARQARRAGGVGGAKGGGPGGLGTRPAFEVPAIVVEDARGKRRSSLDGSESAKTSLQVTNLVSAIVFLYDSLTGVPILVVSFFSLKSDSAPPWMVLAVLWCSMAQTLLLPSFIWSCERYRADVRTVWEQCVAIMSEEDGDDDGGCDDYADGRVCKVRFDANGATGPGGRDPTQVKLLPGRHMLFPPLERVHYLQVPLSRRLSHDETNIFTTPRAPGSFLHKWSSSDDIRVLPAQSRALGGPPEYLGGRQRLEDEEDEEEAEGPSPRRLRPLGLSPRRLSLGSPDSRALGLPLGLSSGRRCSLTGGEGNARAWGGSWGPGNPIFPQLTL; encoded by the exons ATGgctcggggcggggcgggggcagagGAGGCCTCCCTGCGCTCCAATGCGCTGTCCTGGCTGGCCTGTGGGCTCCTGGCACTGCTGGCCAATGCCTGGATCATCCTCAGCATCTCGGCCAAGCAGCAGAAGCACAAGCCGCTGGAGTTGCTGCTCTGCTTCCTGGCAGGCACACACATACTCATGGCGGCTGTGCCCCTCACCACCTTCGCTGTGGTGCAGCTGCGGCGCCAGGCTTCCTCCGACTATGACTGGAATGAAAGCATTTGCAAGGTCTTTGTGTCCACCTACTACACACTGGCCCTGGCCACCTGCTTCACAGTCGCCTCCCTCTCTTACCATCGCATGTGGATGGTGCGTTGGCCCGTCAACTACCGCCTCAGCAACGCCAAGAAGCAGGCGCTGCATGCTGTCATGGGCATCTGGATGGTCAGCTTCATCCTCTCCACACTGCCTTCCATTGGCTGGCACAACAATGGCGAGCGCTACTACGCCCGAGGCTGCCAGTTCATAGTCTCCAAGATTGGCCTCGGTTTTGGCGTCTGCTTCAGCCTCTTGCTACTTGGGGGCATCGTCATGGGGCTGGTCTGTGTGGCCATCACCTTCTACCAGACACTGTGGGCCCGGCCCCGGAGGGCTCGGCAGGCTCGGAGAGCGGGGGGTGTAGGCGGGGCCAAGGGTGGTGGGCCAGGGGGTTTGGGCACCCGGCCAGCCTTTGAGGTGCCAGCCATTGTGGTGGAGGATGCCCGAGGGAAGCGGCGGTCCTCGCTGGATGGCTCCGAGTCGGCCAAGACATCCCTGCAGGTCACCAACTTGGTCAGCGCCATCGTCTTTCTCTATGACTCACTCACGGGGGTGCCCATCTTG GTGGTGAGCTTCTTCTCCCTTAAGTCGGACTCGGCTCCCCCGTGGATGGtgctggctgtgctgtggtgCTCCATGGCACAGACGCTGCTGCTGCCCTCCTTCATCTGGTCCTGCGAGCGCTACCGCGCTGACGTGCGCACGGTGTGGGAGCAGTGCGTGGCTATCATGTCGGAGGAGGATGGCGACGACG ATGGGGGCTGTGATGACTATGCAGATGGCCGGGTGTGCAAAGTTCGCTTTGATGCTAATGGGGCCACAGGACCAGGGGGCAGGGACCCCACCCAGGTGAAGCTGCTGCCTGGAAGGCACATGCTCTTTCCCCCTCTGGAGAGGGTCCACTACTTACAG GTCCCTCTGTCCCGCCGCCTGTCCCACGATGAGACCAACATCTTCACTACTCCTCGGGCACCAGGCTCCTTCCTGCACAAGTGGTCGTCCTCTGATGACATCCGGGTCCTCCCAGCCCAGAGCCGGGCCCTGGGGGGCCCTCCTGAGTACCTGGGAGGAAGACAAAGGTTGGAGGATGAGGAGGACGAAGAGGAGGCTGAAG GGCCCTCTCCTCGCCGGCTCAGGCCACTGGGCCTCTCACCCCGCCGACTCTCCCTTGGATCCCCTGATAGCAGAGCCCTGGGACTTCCACTGGGGCTGAGTTCAGGGAGACGCTGCTCCCTGACAGGAGGTGAGGGTAATGCAAGAGCTTGGGGAGGGTCCTGGGGCCCAGGTAACCCTATCTTTCCCCAGCTGACCCTGTGA